A genomic region of Synechococcus sp. NOUM97013 contains the following coding sequences:
- a CDS encoding CrcB family protein, whose amino-acid sequence MADKTLSMRDELQELLLVAIGAVPGALLRWQLGAALHDRDVLANVLGALILGLLLGLPYRPRLQLLIGVGFCGAFTTFSSWMVNSVDLLSSGQPWAAVGLIGLTLGLGLGGAALGLLVGRGLGRLKLRP is encoded by the coding sequence ATGGCTGACAAGACCCTGTCGATGCGCGACGAATTGCAGGAGCTGTTGTTGGTGGCCATTGGAGCGGTGCCGGGGGCGCTGTTGCGCTGGCAGCTCGGTGCTGCGCTGCACGATCGCGACGTGCTGGCCAATGTGCTCGGGGCGCTGATTCTCGGCCTGCTGCTGGGATTGCCCTATCGGCCTCGTCTGCAGCTGCTGATCGGCGTTGGTTTCTGCGGCGCCTTCACCACCTTCAGCAGTTGGATGGTGAACAGCGTCGATCTGCTCAGCTCTGGCCAGCCTTGGGCGGCCGTCGGTTTGATCGGGCTCACCCTGGGGCTGGGCCTTGGCGGCGCAGCCCTCGGGTTGCTGGTGGGTCGAGGGCTGGGTCGCCTCAAGCTCAGGCCTTAA
- a CDS encoding RpoD/SigA family RNA polymerase sigma factor, producing MAPALAAASVANAAKISTKGVASTKAPTAKATATKSPSKGSSSKAVAVRPSGTDVDLVRSYLRDIGRVPLLSHQQEITLGRQVQELMDLEAQEAELSDQRGGEAVPAAELAKAAGLSPVQLKRKLHAGRRAKERMVAANLRLVVSVAKKYTKRNMELLDLIQEGTIGLVRGVEKFDPTRGYKFSTYAYWWIRQGITRAIAEKSRTIRLPIHITEMLNKLKKGQRELSQELGRTPSVTELAAFVELPEDDVKDLMCRARQPVSLEMKVGDGDDTELLDLLAGEGELPSEQVEGECLKGDLRDLLGQLPELQERVLRMRYGMDGEDPMSLTGIGRVIGISRDRVRNLERDGLAGLRRLSDQVEAYVAC from the coding sequence ATGGCTCCTGCTCTCGCCGCTGCTTCCGTTGCGAACGCTGCCAAGATTTCAACCAAGGGTGTGGCATCCACTAAGGCACCCACAGCAAAGGCCACTGCGACCAAGTCGCCGTCCAAAGGCTCGTCCTCTAAAGCTGTTGCCGTCCGCCCATCCGGCACAGATGTCGACCTGGTGCGTTCCTATTTGCGGGACATCGGCCGTGTGCCGCTGCTGAGTCATCAGCAGGAGATCACCCTCGGCCGTCAGGTGCAGGAACTGATGGATCTGGAAGCGCAGGAAGCGGAGCTCAGCGATCAGCGTGGCGGCGAAGCGGTGCCTGCAGCAGAGCTGGCCAAGGCTGCTGGATTGAGCCCAGTACAACTGAAGCGCAAGCTGCATGCGGGCCGCCGCGCTAAGGAGCGGATGGTGGCGGCGAACCTGCGTCTGGTGGTGAGCGTCGCCAAGAAATACACCAAGCGGAATATGGAGCTGCTGGATCTGATCCAGGAGGGAACCATCGGTCTGGTGCGGGGTGTGGAGAAGTTCGACCCGACCCGTGGTTACAAGTTCAGCACCTATGCGTACTGGTGGATTCGTCAGGGGATCACGCGGGCGATTGCGGAGAAGAGCCGCACGATCCGGCTGCCGATTCACATCACCGAGATGCTGAACAAGCTGAAGAAAGGTCAGCGTGAGTTGAGTCAGGAACTGGGCCGCACGCCATCGGTGACGGAACTGGCGGCATTTGTGGAACTGCCAGAAGACGACGTGAAGGACCTGATGTGCCGTGCGCGTCAGCCGGTGAGCCTGGAAATGAAGGTGGGCGACGGTGATGACACCGAGCTTCTGGATCTTCTGGCCGGTGAAGGTGAGCTGCCGAGCGAACAGGTGGAGGGCGAATGCCTGAAGGGCGACCTGCGGGATCTGCTGGGTCAGCTGCCGGAACTGCAGGAGCGTGTGCTGCGGATGCGGTACGGCATGGACGGCGAGGACCCGATGAGCCTCACCGGTATCGGCCGCGTGATCGGCATCAGTCGCGATCGCGTGCGCAACCTGGAGCGCGACGGTCTGGCCGGACTGCGTCGTCTCAGTGATCAGGTGGAGGCCTACGTCGCCTGCTGA
- a CDS encoding glutathione peroxidase, which translates to MSVNVSNVVVKTAAGSDQSLGAYAGKVLLIVNVASRCGFTKQYSGLQALQDKYGAEGLCVLGFPCNDFGAQEPGTLDEIKSFCSTTYGASFELFDKVHASGSTTEPYTTLNTTEPAGDVAWNFEKFLVGKDGTVINRFKSGVAPEDAELTSAIEAALKA; encoded by the coding sequence ATGTCTGTCAACGTCTCCAACGTTGTGGTGAAAACCGCTGCGGGATCAGATCAATCCCTCGGCGCCTACGCCGGCAAGGTGCTGCTGATCGTGAATGTGGCCAGCCGCTGCGGTTTCACTAAGCAGTATTCCGGACTGCAGGCGCTGCAAGACAAGTACGGAGCTGAAGGCCTGTGCGTTCTTGGCTTCCCCTGCAACGACTTCGGTGCCCAGGAGCCTGGCACCCTGGATGAAATCAAGAGCTTCTGCTCCACCACCTACGGCGCCAGCTTCGAGCTGTTCGACAAGGTGCATGCCAGCGGCAGCACTACCGAGCCTTACACCACCCTCAACACCACCGAGCCCGCCGGCGATGTGGCCTGGAACTTCGAGAAGTTCCTCGTGGGCAAGGATGGCACTGTGATCAACCGCTTCAAGAGTGGTGTCGCGCCGGAAGACGCCGAGCTCACCAGTGCGATCGAAGCGGCCCTTAAGGCCTGA
- a CDS encoding alpha/beta fold hydrolase produces the protein MRATTQQSLVPAECFWTWAQDDGSDLSVAWRHAGHHGSPAESSRSLPSVVLVHGFGASSGHWRHALPVLGGCTTTYALDLIGFGASSQPQALLAGESDPTQPPSSSSALRYGFDLWGQQVADFCQQVVQGPVLLVGNSIGGVVALRAAQLLEQRCRGVVLIDCAQRLMDDKQLSTQPAWMAWIRPLLKTLVSQRWLSTALFRNAARPRVIRSVLGQAYPSGANIDDALVDLLYQPTQRPGAAEAFRGFINLFDDHLAPVLLETLQQPVHLIWGERDPWEPVAEARAWAERFSCIQSLLVLPKVGHCPHDEAPEPVNARLLELLVSIGEAKSV, from the coding sequence ATGAGAGCGACGACGCAGCAATCGCTGGTGCCAGCTGAATGTTTTTGGACTTGGGCGCAAGACGATGGCAGTGATCTGAGTGTCGCCTGGCGCCATGCAGGCCATCACGGCTCACCCGCCGAGTCATCGCGATCCCTGCCGTCGGTGGTGCTGGTGCATGGCTTCGGGGCCAGCAGCGGTCACTGGCGCCACGCCTTGCCGGTGCTGGGAGGCTGCACGACCACCTACGCGCTCGACCTGATCGGCTTTGGTGCCAGCAGCCAGCCCCAGGCCTTGTTGGCGGGGGAATCGGATCCCACCCAGCCCCCATCCAGCAGCAGCGCCCTGCGCTACGGCTTCGATCTCTGGGGGCAGCAGGTGGCCGACTTCTGCCAGCAGGTGGTGCAAGGGCCTGTGCTGCTGGTGGGCAACTCCATCGGCGGCGTGGTGGCTCTGCGGGCGGCGCAGCTGCTGGAGCAACGCTGCCGGGGAGTGGTGCTGATCGACTGCGCCCAACGGCTGATGGATGACAAGCAGCTCTCCACCCAACCGGCCTGGATGGCCTGGATCCGGCCCCTGCTCAAAACGCTGGTGAGCCAGCGCTGGTTGAGCACCGCCCTGTTCCGCAACGCAGCGCGACCGCGAGTGATCCGCAGCGTTCTCGGTCAGGCCTACCCCAGTGGCGCCAACATCGACGACGCGCTTGTTGACCTGCTCTATCAACCGACGCAACGACCGGGAGCAGCGGAAGCCTTTCGCGGCTTCATCAATCTGTTTGATGACCACCTGGCCCCTGTGCTGCTGGAGACCCTCCAGCAACCGGTGCATCTGATCTGGGGCGAACGGGATCCCTGGGAACCGGTAGCGGAAGCACGCGCCTGGGCTGAGCGTTTCAGCTGCATCCAGTCGTTACTCGTGCTCCCGAAGGTGGGGCACTGTCCCCATGACGAAGCTCCAGAGCCGGTGAATGCCCGGCTGCTGGAGCTTCTCGTAAGCATTGGTGAAGCGAAGTCGGTCTGA
- a CDS encoding CrcB family protein: MADVAAADATLHQAVLVGLGAIPGAWLRLRVVNHFDPMVPRKHWGTLMVNLAAAFALGLVMGLQRSGRCDPSAGGTSPLILLIGVGFFGSLSTFSTFAVEVLNTLRDRRWGEALLLAVGSVLGGLLVAAAGYGLGLADG; this comes from the coding sequence ATGGCTGACGTTGCTGCGGCTGATGCCACCCTTCATCAGGCGGTGTTGGTGGGGCTTGGGGCGATTCCCGGCGCCTGGTTGCGTCTGCGGGTGGTCAACCACTTCGATCCGATGGTGCCGCGCAAGCACTGGGGCACGTTGATGGTCAATCTCGCCGCCGCCTTCGCCTTGGGGCTGGTGATGGGTCTTCAGCGCTCCGGCCGCTGCGATCCCTCGGCTGGTGGCACCTCTCCATTGATCCTGCTGATCGGCGTGGGTTTCTTCGGTAGCCTCAGCACCTTCTCCACCTTTGCGGTGGAGGTGCTCAACACCCTGCGTGATCGCCGCTGGGGAGAAGCCCTGTTGCTCGCCGTTGGTTCGGTGCTGGGCGGTTTGCTCGTCGCCGCAGCGGGGTATGGATTGGGGCTGGCTGATGGCTGA
- a CDS encoding acyltransferase family protein, with amino-acid sequence MLRAGAVFLVLWSHAGDLLPDVLRASSGLNWFRPGFWGVTIFFAISGFLVIGQLLDVVLGQRQETLKVFVLRRWLRTVPTYWILLALLSGTGVLAWLGWSTLALNGLFLQGPMGLAPVLLPVSWSLVIEEWSYLAFAAFAAVLMCCRQRFLVSRQSLVRLFLAVLLVVPVVAGFARFHALEQGLSVQALKQGLLMQTDALVYGGLLAWSLRRLPKQFHSFARRGSVSTPAVIGLICALSATAPELFRDVMNPLPEHARGWISFGFYPLAGVLAAAFVAASWRFQYRSLPTWGSRALQVLSRCSYSVYLLHLPIAYFVRQLNLPAEFGLLIYLVGSIVVGDLCWRLFERPFMVLRKRLV; translated from the coding sequence CTGTTGAGGGCCGGCGCAGTGTTTTTGGTGCTTTGGTCTCATGCAGGAGATCTGCTGCCAGATGTCTTGCGTGCCAGTTCAGGGCTGAATTGGTTTCGTCCGGGGTTTTGGGGCGTCACCATTTTCTTTGCCATCAGTGGCTTTCTGGTGATTGGGCAGTTGCTGGATGTGGTGCTGGGCCAGCGCCAGGAGACTTTGAAGGTGTTTGTGCTGCGGCGCTGGTTGCGCACTGTTCCCACCTACTGGATCCTTTTGGCGTTACTCAGCGGCACTGGTGTTCTGGCTTGGTTGGGCTGGAGCACACTTGCTCTCAATGGATTGTTTTTGCAAGGACCCATGGGACTGGCACCAGTGCTGTTGCCTGTTTCCTGGAGTCTGGTGATTGAAGAATGGAGTTATCTGGCTTTTGCAGCCTTCGCTGCAGTGTTGATGTGTTGTCGCCAGAGGTTTTTGGTTTCGCGGCAGTCGCTCGTGCGCTTATTCCTTGCCGTGCTTCTCGTTGTGCCCGTTGTTGCGGGGTTTGCACGTTTTCATGCGCTTGAGCAGGGTCTTTCTGTGCAAGCTTTAAAGCAAGGTTTGTTGATGCAGACGGATGCTCTCGTCTATGGCGGGCTTCTGGCTTGGTCTTTGCGCCGTTTGCCAAAGCAATTTCATTCGTTTGCGCGGCGGGGCAGTGTGAGCACGCCTGCTGTGATTGGTTTGATCTGTGCCCTTTCTGCGACGGCCCCTGAGCTGTTCAGGGATGTGATGAATCCACTGCCTGAACATGCAAGGGGGTGGATTTCATTTGGTTTTTACCCGCTAGCAGGTGTTTTGGCGGCTGCGTTCGTTGCCGCAAGTTGGCGATTTCAATATCGCTCCTTGCCCACATGGGGAAGCCGTGCTCTTCAGGTTCTCAGTCGCTGTAGCTATTCGGTTTATCTTTTGCACTTGCCAATTGCCTATTTTGTGAGGCAATTAAATCTGCCGGCAGAATTCGGCTTGCTGATTTATTTGGTTGGTTCGATTGTTGTCGGGGATCTTTGTTGGCGGTTGTTTGAGCGTCCTTTTATGGTTTTGAGGAAGCGTCTGGTTTGA
- the mgtE gene encoding magnesium transporter: protein MEQAPAALAGVGLESEQLLQELQALLEVGHYDAAKSLLSPLQEVDIAEAIGGLPMTLQALAFRLLPKDEAIEVYEYLEPPVQQSLLERLRSGEVLEIVEEMSPDDRVRLFDELPAKVVRRLLTELSPAERRVTAQLLGYASETAGRLMTTEYIDLKEFHSAAQALAIVRRRARDTETVYSLYVTDAERHLTGILSLRDLVTADPEDHIGDVMTRDVVSINTDTDQEEVARAIQRYDFLAVPVVDREMRLVGIVTVDDVIDVIEQEATRDLYAAGAVEAGDEDDYFQSNLFTVARRRVVWLSVLVVASLVTSEVIAVNEDVLKEVVLLAAFIPLLAGTGGNVGAQSSTVVIRGLSTQSIASLGQLKAVGREAMAGLLLGLLMMVLVVPFAWWRGQSPLVGLSVGTSLLAITTLAATAGAGFPLLFNRMGLDPALMSTPFITTCTDVVGTLIYLKTAQWLLVHWPQLLQGAGISTHFFAAALF from the coding sequence ATGGAGCAGGCCCCCGCAGCCTTGGCCGGAGTCGGCTTGGAATCTGAGCAGCTGCTGCAAGAGCTGCAGGCTTTGCTGGAGGTCGGTCACTACGACGCTGCGAAATCGCTGCTTTCGCCCCTCCAAGAGGTTGATATTGCAGAAGCCATCGGTGGTCTGCCCATGACCCTGCAGGCCCTGGCCTTCCGCTTGTTGCCCAAGGATGAGGCGATTGAGGTCTATGAATACCTCGAGCCTCCGGTGCAGCAGAGCCTGCTGGAGCGGCTTCGGTCTGGCGAAGTGCTCGAGATTGTGGAGGAGATGTCGCCGGATGATCGGGTGCGGCTGTTCGATGAGCTTCCCGCCAAGGTGGTGCGCAGGCTTCTCACCGAGCTGAGTCCTGCGGAGCGGCGGGTGACGGCTCAGCTGCTGGGTTACGCCAGTGAGACCGCGGGTCGCCTGATGACGACCGAATACATCGATCTCAAGGAATTTCACAGCGCGGCGCAGGCGCTGGCGATCGTGCGCCGCCGGGCCCGCGACACCGAGACGGTCTACAGCCTGTACGTCACGGACGCCGAGCGCCATCTCACCGGCATCTTGTCGTTGCGGGACCTGGTCACGGCTGATCCTGAGGACCACATCGGTGATGTGATGACCCGTGATGTGGTGAGCATCAACACCGACACCGACCAGGAGGAGGTGGCCCGGGCGATTCAGCGCTACGACTTCTTGGCGGTGCCGGTGGTGGATCGCGAGATGCGTCTGGTGGGCATCGTCACCGTCGATGACGTGATTGATGTGATCGAGCAGGAGGCCACCCGTGACCTCTACGCCGCCGGTGCTGTGGAGGCGGGCGATGAAGACGATTACTTCCAGAGCAATTTGTTTACCGTGGCGCGCCGCCGGGTGGTGTGGCTGTCGGTGCTGGTGGTGGCCAGCCTCGTCACTTCCGAGGTGATCGCCGTCAATGAAGACGTTTTAAAGGAGGTGGTGTTGCTGGCTGCTTTCATTCCGCTGTTGGCGGGAACCGGCGGCAACGTTGGTGCCCAAAGCTCCACGGTGGTCATCCGTGGTCTAAGCACCCAGAGCATTGCCTCCCTGGGGCAGCTCAAGGCCGTGGGCCGTGAGGCGATGGCCGGTTTGCTGCTGGGTTTGTTGATGATGGTGCTGGTGGTGCCCTTCGCTTGGTGGCGGGGTCAGAGCCCGCTGGTGGGCTTGTCCGTGGGCACCAGCCTGCTGGCGATCACCACCCTGGCGGCCACGGCCGGCGCCGGTTTCCCGTTGCTGTTCAACCGCATGGGGCTGGACCCGGCTTTGATGTCGACGCCCTTCATCACCACCTGCACCGATGTGGTGGGCACGCTCATCTATTTAAAGACAGCGCAGTGGTTGCTGGTGCATTGGCCCCAGCTGCTGCAGGGGGCAGGTATTTCTACCCATTTCTTTGCCGCAGCACTTTTCTGA
- the miaA gene encoding tRNA (adenosine(37)-N6)-dimethylallyltransferase MiaA has translation MPDSSPPAAPNAAQDAPLVVVLLGPTASGKTALSLELAERFELEILNIDSRQLYAEMDVGTAKPTAAQQARVPHHLLDLRRPDQPITLQEFQQEATKAVNRSLQTRGMAFLVGGSGLYLKALTSGLRPPAVPPQPALRQQLDDLGQPVCHQLLQGADPAAGQRIAAADAVRTQRALEVLYATGQPMSEQTSAEPPPWRVLELGLNPANLRQRISQRTEELYAGGLLEETRQLKERYGAALPLLQTIGYGEALQVLDCRLNQDRAIRQTTQRTQQFAKRQRTWFRRQHQPHWLGDADALKEATQLIEAGLG, from the coding sequence ATGCCCGACTCCAGCCCACCTGCAGCGCCCAACGCAGCGCAGGATGCACCACTGGTGGTGGTGCTGCTGGGACCCACCGCCAGCGGCAAGACGGCACTGAGCCTGGAGCTGGCGGAACGCTTCGAACTGGAGATCCTCAACATCGATTCGCGCCAGCTTTACGCCGAGATGGATGTGGGCACGGCCAAGCCCACCGCCGCCCAGCAGGCACGGGTGCCCCATCACTTGCTGGACCTGCGTCGCCCTGACCAACCGATCACCCTGCAGGAGTTCCAGCAGGAAGCAACCAAAGCGGTGAACCGCAGCCTGCAGACACGCGGCATGGCCTTCCTGGTGGGGGGCAGCGGCTTGTATCTGAAAGCCCTCACCAGTGGCCTGCGCCCTCCGGCCGTTCCGCCCCAGCCCGCCCTGCGCCAGCAGCTGGACGACCTGGGCCAACCGGTCTGCCATCAATTGCTGCAGGGAGCTGACCCGGCCGCCGGCCAACGCATCGCCGCGGCAGATGCTGTGCGCACCCAGCGCGCCCTGGAGGTGCTCTATGCCACCGGCCAGCCCATGAGCGAGCAGACCAGCGCCGAGCCACCACCCTGGCGGGTGCTGGAACTGGGCCTGAACCCGGCCAATCTGCGCCAGCGCATCAGCCAGCGCACAGAAGAGCTGTATGCCGGTGGCCTGCTGGAGGAGACCCGCCAACTCAAGGAGCGCTACGGCGCAGCATTGCCGTTGCTGCAAACCATCGGCTACGGCGAGGCCCTGCAAGTGCTGGATTGCCGCCTGAACCAGGACCGGGCCATCCGTCAGACCACCCAACGCACCCAGCAATTCGCCAAACGCCAGCGGACCTGGTTCCGGCGTCAGCACCAGCCGCATTGGCTGGGAGATGCTGATGCCCTTAAGGAAGCCACCCAGCTGATCGAGGCGGGTCTAGGGTGA
- the gyrB gene encoding DNA topoisomerase (ATP-hydrolyzing) subunit B, whose translation MSEAAKVQAAYGAEQIQVLEGLEPVRKRPGMYIGTTGPRGLHHLVYEVVDNSVDEALAGHCNEIQVVLCEDGSACITDNGRGIPTDVHPRTGKSALETVLTVLHAGGKFGAGGYKVSGGLHGVGVSVVNALSEWVEVTVRRQSKLHRQRFERGAPIGNLASEDQPADEGGRTGTSVRFKPDIEIFTGGIVFDYATLSARLRELAYLNGGVRIVFRDERESARDAEGNAHEEIYFYEGGIKEYVAYMNAEKDALHPEIIYVNAEKDGVSVEAALQWCVDAYSDSILGFANNIRTVDGGTHIEGLKTVLTRTLNTFARKRGKRKEADSNLAGENIREGLTAVLSVKVPEPEFEGQTKTKLGNTEVRGIVDSLVGEALSQYLEFNPGVIDMILEKAIQAFNAAEAARRARELVRRKSVLESSTLPGKLADCSTRDPSESEIYIVEGDSAGGSAKQGRDRRFQAILPLRGKILNIEKTDDAKIYKNTEIQALITALGLGIKGEDFDVKNLRYHRVVIMTDADVDGAHIRTLLLTFFYRYQKELVEGGYIYIACPPLYKVERGKKHNYCYNESELQKTIDGFGEKANYNIQRFKGLGEMMPQQLWETTMDPTTRTMKRVEIEDALEADRIFTILMGDKVAPRREFIETHSAELDMTALDI comes from the coding sequence ATGAGCGAAGCCGCGAAAGTACAGGCGGCCTACGGTGCCGAACAGATTCAGGTGCTGGAGGGCCTTGAGCCCGTCCGCAAGCGCCCCGGCATGTATATCGGCACCACGGGGCCGAGGGGCTTGCATCACCTTGTGTATGAGGTGGTGGATAACTCCGTCGATGAAGCGCTGGCGGGGCACTGCAACGAAATCCAGGTGGTGCTGTGTGAGGACGGCTCCGCCTGCATCACCGACAACGGCCGCGGCATTCCTACCGACGTGCACCCGCGCACCGGCAAGAGCGCGCTGGAAACGGTGCTCACCGTCCTGCATGCCGGCGGCAAGTTCGGCGCCGGTGGTTACAAAGTCTCCGGTGGTCTCCACGGCGTCGGCGTCTCGGTGGTCAACGCCCTGAGTGAATGGGTCGAGGTCACCGTTCGCCGGCAGTCGAAGCTGCACCGCCAGCGCTTTGAGCGGGGCGCCCCGATTGGCAACTTGGCCTCGGAAGATCAGCCGGCCGACGAAGGCGGCCGCACCGGCACCAGTGTGCGCTTCAAGCCCGATATCGAGATCTTCACGGGCGGCATCGTTTTTGATTACGCCACCCTGTCGGCCAGGCTGCGGGAGCTGGCCTATCTCAACGGTGGCGTACGCATCGTGTTCCGGGATGAGCGCGAGTCGGCACGCGACGCCGAAGGCAATGCCCACGAGGAGATTTACTTCTACGAAGGCGGCATCAAGGAATACGTCGCTTACATGAATGCGGAGAAGGATGCGCTGCATCCCGAGATCATTTATGTGAATGCCGAAAAGGATGGCGTTTCGGTGGAAGCGGCACTCCAGTGGTGCGTGGATGCCTACTCCGACAGCATCCTTGGCTTTGCCAACAACATCCGCACCGTCGATGGCGGCACCCACATCGAGGGTCTAAAGACCGTGCTCACTCGCACGCTCAATACCTTTGCCCGCAAGCGCGGCAAGCGCAAAGAAGCGGATTCCAATCTCGCTGGCGAGAACATCCGTGAGGGTCTGACGGCTGTGTTGTCGGTCAAGGTGCCGGAGCCTGAATTTGAGGGCCAAACCAAAACCAAGCTCGGCAACACCGAGGTGCGCGGCATCGTCGACAGCCTGGTGGGTGAGGCCTTGAGCCAATACCTGGAATTCAATCCGGGTGTGATCGACATGATCCTGGAGAAGGCCATTCAGGCCTTCAATGCTGCGGAAGCTGCCCGCCGTGCCCGCGAGCTGGTGCGCCGCAAGAGCGTGCTGGAAAGTTCAACCCTGCCGGGCAAGTTGGCCGACTGCAGCACTCGCGATCCATCCGAATCTGAGATCTACATCGTGGAGGGCGACTCCGCTGGTGGATCCGCCAAGCAGGGCCGTGATCGGCGCTTCCAGGCGATTCTTCCATTGCGGGGCAAGATCCTCAACATTGAGAAAACCGACGACGCCAAGATCTACAAAAACACCGAGATCCAGGCATTGATTACAGCTCTCGGTTTGGGCATCAAAGGCGAAGACTTTGATGTGAAAAATCTGCGTTACCACCGCGTCGTGATCATGACCGACGCCGACGTGGATGGCGCGCACATTCGCACCCTGCTGCTCACCTTCTTCTATCGCTATCAGAAGGAGCTTGTGGAAGGTGGCTACATCTATATCGCCTGCCCGCCGCTCTACAAAGTGGAGCGCGGTAAGAAGCACAACTACTGCTACAACGAATCTGAGTTGCAAAAAACCATCGACGGATTCGGCGAGAAAGCCAACTACAACATTCAGCGATTCAAGGGTCTGGGTGAAATGATGCCCCAGCAATTGTGGGAAACCACCATGGATCCCACCACTCGCACCATGAAGCGTGTAGAGATCGAAGATGCCCTGGAAGCTGATCGCATCTTTACGATCCTGATGGGCGACAAGGTCGCTCCCCGTCGTGAGTTCATCGAAACCCACAGCGCTGAGCTCGACATGACAGCGCTCGACATCTGA
- a CDS encoding SH3 domain-containing protein has protein sequence MNRSAAAMLRWSWLLGVSLLGPAALPAGGAERRLPQVRRYQGSGPLLSGDRCVLQASPRVAAPSLRRLEVGTPLQLLRHWRSDDGRDWIQVQVASGSALPMAVEGQRGWIHG, from the coding sequence ATGAATCGCTCAGCCGCCGCGATGCTGCGCTGGAGCTGGTTGCTTGGCGTGTCGTTGCTCGGCCCTGCCGCCCTGCCGGCGGGTGGTGCCGAACGTCGTTTGCCCCAAGTGCGCCGTTACCAGGGCAGTGGCCCGCTGCTCAGCGGTGATCGCTGCGTTTTGCAGGCCAGCCCACGTGTGGCGGCCCCGTCACTGCGCCGCCTGGAGGTGGGAACGCCCCTGCAGTTGCTGCGCCATTGGCGCAGCGATGACGGCCGTGACTGGATTCAGGTGCAGGTGGCCAGCGGCTCAGCCTTGCCCATGGCTGTTGAAGGTCAGCGGGGCTGGATCCATGGCTGA